Part of the Lolium rigidum isolate FL_2022 chromosome 6, APGP_CSIRO_Lrig_0.1, whole genome shotgun sequence genome, ACAAATATAGACACATGTCATATATAAGTATGGTTAAAAAAAGAGACATATCACAGAGGAAACATCTATCCGAAAACAATAAGTGATTTAACAGGAAGACAGTCATAAGTCTTAAGATCAACCAAGCGAAATGATAATGTGAACACAACAATCAAGAAGGAAAACAATCCACATTATACAAACATACTTGCTTATAACCTCAAACAATGAGGCAAACTGAGAGAGATGAACATGACACATGTACCAGATTCTTCAGTTTACATGATTTAAGTTAGCTTCAACGGAAGATGGAAAGGGGCCAAACCTTCTTCATATTAGATTTCTGGAATCCAGATCTCCGGAATGACTCGTAACGGTTCATCTGATCTTCAGTAAATTGGGACAGTAGGGCACTACAAAAGGAAGTTCATGTTACTTAATACACAATTCTGTATCACTACGTAGTATAAAATTCTGCTGGAACATAAATCAAAAACGTGAGAATGGCAATTTGATCTGTTATTATAATTACTCGGATAACAATTGAGTACAGCCAGCTTCCTGTCGATCTTATAAATCATCTGGGGGAAAGGTACGATCCGCGAGTAGCTAAACAAATCAAATGTGTAAACGATGATACCACATAGATTTGCGTAAGGATCTGTATTTCCTAGACACCTGTATGCTTCCTACTTGCACGTTGATGTTTATGCGGTTGATTTAAGTCAAATTATGGTACGCAGGCTAGCGAATTCACAAAGGTATATGTGTTTTGAGAATAGAAAACATCTAGTAATTTGATCTAAAAAAACAAACGAATTACTAGAACCATATAGGGCAAAGCTAGGTCGAGCAAGGACAGAGAATACCGACTTCATCTTGGCGAGCTTGTCGGGGTCGCTGGTGCCGGAGGGCAGCTTATCGATGTCGACCTCCATCTGGTcttcctcttcgtcctcgtcatccTGCTCCTTATGGGCCGGCACCTTGGCCTTGGGCGCCGGCGGGGCGGCGGAGGTCGAGGGCGCGGCTTGCGAcggaggccgcggccgcggcggcaGGGCGCGAGGGCCGCCGGAGGCCTCTGCTCCGTCGTAGTCGTCGGCTAGGGCGtggggcggcgcggcggaggcaTCCTCCTCGGGCTGCGCCGGCGATTCCGGCGGCGACTCCTGCTCCTCGACGGCTGCCTCGAACGGGTCCTTCATGGGTCACGGTGGATTCTGGAACTGCGAGTTGGGGGCCTGAATTTTGTTTCGCGTAGTGGGGTTCTGTTTCGAGGTCATTCTAACTATGGGCCGATATTGCCCTCGTCAATTTACCTAGTCGGATGATAGTTTCGGCCCAGACGACCGGAGACTTCTTTCAGTGGTCGGACCGGGAAGAAGAAGAATTTAGATTTCGGATACGGCTCCAACAGTTTCTGAAAAGGGCACTGCTGATAATCCTCCGGAGGATTTGCACTTCAGAACCTCCGGATCGATAGGTTGACACGTGTCCTTTTCCAATAATTAAAAGAACAGATAAGAAAGTCCGTGCTTCACACCGCTTCGTCCTCCTCCCCGTCTCTCTTCCCCAGAAACAAAGCCCCAGTCTTCCCGTAGCTGCCAGCGCCATGCCAACCCCAGCCGGCAGCTCCGCCGCCTCTCCTTGCAGCACCACGTCCCACGAGCTGGTAGCACCACCTTCAGCTCCTTGCAGCACCACCGCGCCCACGCCATCGAGCGAAGGTCCGGCGAGAActcgccgaccgccgccggcAGAACCACCAACCGCTGATGGTAGCATCGTCAGCCGCTGGTTGCAGCATCGTGGCCCTCCTCTCCGCCATACACGTATGGCAGTATCATCATCCTCCGCCGGGAGCACCGCCGCTCCGCCGTCAGCCCCTTGCAACACCGCCGCATACTGCATGTAGCTCCGCCGAAAGGCCTTGTAGCATATGCGGTGGCCATTTGCAGCTCCGACGATATGCCTATGTAGCTCCGACCATGGTCCTTTGCAGCTCCGTGTGGTGGCCCTTCACAGCTCCGGCGTCGGTCGGCCTTGTAGCTTCTGCGGTGGCTCTTCGCAGCTCTGAAGATGGTCCATTGCAGCTCCGGTGGAGCGCATTCGCAGCCCCCGAAGGCGCCAGTTTGCAGCTCCAGTGATAACCGGTTGTAGCATCAGCGTCCggcctttgcagctccggcgtAAAGCTGTTGAAGCTCCGGCCAAGGAGATTGCAGCAGGGGCACCGGCGGCAATGCCCCAGCAAAAGGAGGGGTCTGCAAACGCCGCCCTCGCCGTGGCAGCACCTCCGCCCTCCCTTGGGAGCACCGCCTCCTTCTTGTGGGAGCACCGACGCACTCCTTTCGAAGCACCTCCCGTGAGGTAGGAGGAGGTGTAGAGAACCAGGTGATGCTTGCGGTAGTGGACTGGTGGGACGACGCCCATCTTGCAACAGCGCTGGCCGGATGTATCCCACCGCGTTGCCGACGGCCACGAATCCAACCGGGGAAGGAGGTGGCGCAGCGCGTTGCCGGCGGCCACGAATCCAACCGGGGAAGGAGGTGGCGCAGGGCACCGTCATCTCCGTTGTAGCAACGATGCAGGCTTTGCAGCCGCCCCCGCGCAGATCTCAAGACGGCAGCGAGACATATGCGTGGAGGCGGATCTTGCTTGTGAGAGGAACGGCGCCGGGCCGTCGAGAGGGACGGCGGCGGGCGAATTTCTACGGGAGAAAACCATGGCTCTCGGTGAGGAAGAAAAGGCAAAGGGGAAGAGAAATGGTACTGGTTCGGAGAAGACGGGATGAGATAGGGTGGGGCCTGCTCCTTTTCTGGTTGGTTCGGGGACACGCGTCACGTAGTGGATCCGGAGGTTGCTAGCCACGAAGCCTCCGGCTGATTAGAATTATTTTCCTTCTGAAAAGCACGAGTAATAAGAGGATTAAAGTGTACCTAAAAAGGGATTAAAGTGGCTAAACGTGAGCTTGAAGAGGCTCACTCAGAGGATTTATCTGCAGCCAATGTGGCCCGCTAGAAAGAACAAGCAGTGGAGATTGAGAGACTATTGGAACAAGAGGAGATGCATTGGGGCACAAGAGAGTCCTATTAATTGGTTGCAATTTGGAGATACAAATATAAACTATTTCCATAACTTTGCAAAATTGGGAAGGCAAAGGAATAGGATCAAAAGGTTTAGCAAGGATCAAGGGAATTGGGTTGGAGGTAATGATTATTCAAAATCAATGATTCCATACTACTTCTCGAGGTTTTTCTCGACTGAGGTACATGATACAGACCCACCAGAACTACTTGAAAAGTTAGTCCCCGATTTTCTTTTGAGATGAATGATGCTCTTCAAAAACCATATTCAGCTGAAGTTGTAAACAAAGCCCTCTTCTCAATTAGCACTATGAAGGTACGGATGGGTTGCATGCTATTTTATTCAACAAAAAAATGTTTGCACACCCTTGGTGATATTTTGACTAAGGAAGTTTCGGAGGCAATCAATAATAAAGTTATTTTCGATGGTTGGAATGATATGGTTATAGTTTTGATCCCAAAAGTGGAGAGTCCAGAGTCCATCTCTCAGTACAAACcaattagtttgtgtaatgtgttATATAAAGAATGATTGCTTTAAGACTCAAATTTATCTTGAAGGAAGTTATCTCTCTAGCTCAGAGTGCATTTGTACCTGGTACGCTGATAACTGACAATATTCTGGTGGCATATAAGACTATGCATACTATTGAAAGCAAGAAGGGGAAATTTGGCTACTGTGCGGTGAAGTTGGATATGCACAAAGCCTATGACCATGTTGAGTGGCTTTTCCTAGAAAATGCATTGATTCGGTTAGGCTTTAATTATGAATGGTCGAATTACTTATGACTTGTGTCAAGTTTACGGAGTACAAAGTCAGATATAATGATCAAAATATTAATAGTTTTGTTCATTTGAGAGGTTCAAAACAAGGTGATCCATCATGTCCCTATCTTTTATTAATTTTTGCAGACGGTTTGTCAAATCTTTTGGCTCATCAATAGTAGGTTCGTAGCATTGAATGTATCCAGTCCTCCCATACAATAGATcggccattcttcagcatcttataccattccgcaaCTCTTCTCTTAAGTGATAAAGAGAATAACTTCCTCTTAGATTGGTCCATTGAGATACATGCACACATGAACAACTCTCATAATTCATGtacaaagagtaaatgatcacccagatggatagttccatctcctaaatagcagttattcataacacgttcaacaattttcatatatattttaAAAGGATCCAATTGAGCATGCGGTGGTTCATCTACTACCGTAACAGTGGTAGTAGTAATCCCAAATACAGAGTCAAATGGAGACGTCTCCATATTAAAATAAAGCAGTAGCagacagaaataaaaacaacacttACACTAAAAGTTTTCTTTACCAATTCCACtcttcaatagcgcttcactccccggcaacggcgccaaaaaatagtcttgatggccCACAAgtgtagggggtgtatcgtaataCTTTTGATAAATACGAGTGTCAaatccaacgaggagcagaaggtgttgacgagcagtttcgatcaaggattcactgtaaatactAGCAAATTGGTTTGCATTtgtatttggtattgcagataaataaaatacgagtaaataaaatacagtaataataattgcagcgagtggcccaatcctttttagagcaaaggacaagccggttgttttacttatgatgaccaaactttcctgaggacacacgggaatttcgttAAGTGTTTTCGCTTTacatagctaaataatcttcaatggtttggtaagtgttatgtgggtgaacctatgctaatgcactaccccaacTTGGACTAacgcatacttgtgattataccccttgcaagcatccgcaactacaagaaagtaattaagataaatctaaccacagccttaaactttgagatcctactctctctcgtgcaccggtttcctaacgggggtttgggtttctgtcgctcccgcaaccccacaattagtagccaaatacacgatgcattgtcctaggcccataaaggtaaaGTATtatgtagtcgacattcacatgataccactagaagaatagcaccacaacttaaatatcaaatcattgcatattactcaacatagttccactactaacatcatGACTTCTCCCAAGTCCTCAAGAacaaaacgaactactcacgagacatcatatggatcatgatcagaggtgatataatgatgaataacaatctagacataaaccttaattcaatggtttcactcaatagcatcaactacaaggagtaatcaacaccgggaaagtttcccctatgaactagacaagtatcaaacccaatATGTTACAGCAGGATGGAGTGGAGAcgacggtgatgatggtgatggtggtggagatgatggtgatgatgatcccgatgaagtccatctcgatggcg contains:
- the LOC124664331 gene encoding transcription initiation factor TFIID subunit 11-like; the encoded protein is MKDPFEAAVEEQESPPESPAQPEEDASAAPPHALADDYDGAEASGGPRALPPRPRPPSQAAPSTSAAPPAPKAKVPAHKEQDDEDEEEDQMEVDIDKLPSGTSDPDKLAKMNALLSQFTEDQMNRYESFRRSGFQKSNMKKLLASITGSQKISMPTTIVVSGIAKMFVGEVIETARIVMSERKDSGPIRPCHIREAYRRLKLEGKIPKRSVPQLFR